From Miscanthus floridulus cultivar M001 unplaced genomic scaffold, ASM1932011v1 os_1279, whole genome shotgun sequence, a single genomic window includes:
- the LOC136533883 gene encoding probable calcium-binding protein CML27, with protein sequence MENAAPAIAKPSLPKKPSLSFRLRNGSLNALRLRRVFDLFDRNGDGEITLDEMASALDALGLGADRSGLEAAVGGYIPAGAAGLRFDDFESLHRALGDALFGPILEELPKEDDDEGDMKEAFRVFDEDGDGFISAAELQAVLKKLGLPEARSLATVQEMICNVDRNCDGRVDFGEFKNMMQGIIVLGA encoded by the coding sequence ATGGAGAACGCCGCTCCCGCCATCGCCAAGCCGTCGCTGCCCAAGAAGCCCTCGCTGTCGTTCCGCCTCCGGAACGGCAGCCTCAACGCTCTGCGCCTGCGCCGCGTGTTCGACCTCTTCGAccgcaacggcgacggcgagatcACCCTTGACGAGATGGCCTCGGCGCTCGACGCTCTCGGCCTCGGCGCCGACCGCTCCGGCCTGGAGGCCGCGGTGGGCGGGTACATCCCGGCCGGCGCCGCGGGGCTCCGCTTCGACGACTTCGAGTCCCTCCACCGCGCGCTCGGGGACGCGCTGTTCGGCCCCATCCTGGAGGAGTTGCCtaaggaggacgacgacgagggggACATGAAGGAGGCGTTCCGTGTGTTCGACGAGGACGGTGACGGCTTCATCTCGGCCGCCGAGCTGCAGGCCGTGCTCAAGAAGCTTGGCCTGCCCGAGGCTCGGAGCCTGGCCACTGTGCAGGAGATGATCTGCAACGTCGACCGCAACTGCGACGGCCGCGTCGACTTCGGCGAATTCAAGAACATGATGCAGGGGATCATCGTGTTGGGCGCCTAG